The sequence below is a genomic window from Brevibacillus agri.
CCCGAATGGCACGAAGGAAGCTTGCGCGATTGCCTGCTGCTGGAATGGCGTCCGCCAGCATCCGTTGAGCGTTAACCGTTACAGGAGCTTGCCCACCGCAGCATCGTGCTTTTGTTCGAATAACAGGGCGTGCAGCAGTTGCTCCTCTGCCAAAAGTCCCGCCCCCTGCACGTAGAACAGGTGGGAGCGGCCCCGGCGCAGCTTATGCGACACCGCCAGCACCGTCTCCTCCGGGCGGACGCGGATGGCCTGCACGGCCGCTTCTTCCTGCCTGCGCCCGTACTTTTCCACCAGAAAGCGAAAAAATTGATACGGAAAGCGCAAAAACGACTGAATGTTCATCGCGAGCAAGTACAGGCCGATGATGAGCAGGTTGAGCTTCAGATCGAGGCCGGACACCCCGACGAGAATGCCCGCGAGCAAGGTGCTGCCCGCCAGCGAAACGAGTGCTGCCTGGCGGTAGGACATGAACCAGCAAAGCATCGCCAGCACGATCCGCCCGCCGTCCAGCGGCCAGATCGGCAACAGATTGAACAACGCGATCGTAGCGTTGCTGACGAGAAAAAACCGGGACCATTCTTCCGTCCAGACGCCTGTGTACCAAAACAGGTACGAGGCTGCCATCATCACCATGTTCATAAACGGCCCGGCAAGCGCCACAGCAATCTCATCCAGCGGGTCTGTGGCGTAGCTGTTTTCCACCGTCGCCACCCCGCCAAAAGGGAGCAACTGGACCTCCTGCACTCGCCAGCCCAGCTCGCGAGCCATCGCCACGTGTCCCAGCTCGTGAATGAGGACGATCACAAACAGCGTAATCACTTCCAAAAAGTGGCCTGTAAGCACAGACACACCGATTACTGCCCAAAAGAGCAGGTGAATGCGAAAACGTATGTCCAGCCATCCGCCATTATTCAAACGGGATCACTTCCAGCGGATCGACAAACTGCTCATCTGTTTTCGCTGCGAAGTACAAATGGCGCTCTGTTCCGTTCACCACCCGTGCCGTTCCAATCACCTGTCCGGGCGACAACACCTCGTCTTTTGCCACGCCGACACTGTCCAGATTGCCGAGCCACACTTCCCGTCCTTTGGTCAGCCGGACAATGACAGTCGTCCCGAAGCCAGGCTGCTCCCCGACGTAGGAAACCCATCCCGCCTCCCCGATTTTCACCTGCTCGCCGACTCCCGTATCCAGCACAACCTTCGTATCTGGCGCTTCATAAGCTTTCACGACTTTCCAGCTCGCAGGCAGCTTCCAGACAGCCACATCCTTGGCTGTACTTGTCGCCGGAACCGCGCTTGGCCCCGGAACCTGAGGCAGCAGCGTTGGAATCGGGCCGAACCGGGCTTCGTACCAATCTGCCACGCCCGCGAAGTTAAAATCCCGCGTCATGACCTCGCGCGCGGAATCTTTCCAGTTGGCCGGGATCAGCGACGTTTGGAACAACAAGTACGCCATCCCCAGCAAAAGGACGGATGCAAAAATTTGCAGCCCCCATTTTTCATGAGAAGGCGGCGGCGTCCCTTCGTCGTTTTCCTTCAAGGAAAACCCGAACGGATCAGTCTCTACTTCGATTGGGTCCTTCCAGTCGTCCACGTAAGGAGAGAAACTGTCTCGTGATTGTGTACGGATTCGCTCCAGCCGCTCCCGCCGTCTTTCTTTTACACGATTTGCTCCACCGAACATGTCCATCCCTCCGCAGGCCAAGCCTTTGTTCCAGTTTATGACTTGTCTGCCGGCTTTATGCCGCCCGCTCCCAGGACTTCCTCCGCTTGCCCTCTTGCCAAAACCGCTCCCATACGCAAAAAAGACAGTCTCCCCATTGAGAGACTGCCTTTGAATCTGTCGAAGTTTACAGTTTGGTTACGCTAGCAGCTTGTGGTCCACGGCTACCTTGAACGATTTCGAACTCAACTTTTTGACCTTCGTCCAGAGATTTGAAACCTTCAGACTGGATCGCGCTGTAGTGTACGAATACATCGTCTCCGCCTTCCACTTGGATGAACCCGTACCCTTTTTCCGCGTTAAACCATTTTACGATACCTTGTTGCATGAAACAAAACCTCCCTGAACATTTCGCCCCATGAGGCGAAAAAGTGTAGCGTTAACCCCTTTTTTACAGATAAGCCTTTTGCGTCAAGGAAAAAAGCCGTACCAATGCGATTGACAATGGTGACGTCTCTCACAACGGTACGACTCCATAACCAATCATCCAAACCACTATAACTTGTAAAAATGGTTAACTTAGGATGATTTTATCACACGATTTCCGATTTGTCACGCATTTAGTCAAATCGTAATTTGTCTTTGCGCATGCCGATATTGAGGACGACGCCGATGATTAAAAAGTTGGTAATCAGCGAGCTGCCCCCGTAGCTGATGAACGGCAACGGAATCCCCGTAATCGGCATCAACTGGATCGTCATGCCGATGTTCTCAAAAATTTGGAAGGTGAGCATCCCGACCACGCCGGCTACGACGTAGGAGCCAAACGGATCTTTGGCTTCCATCGCGATGCGGATCATGCGGTAAATCAAGGCGAAGAACAGGATCATCAACAGACCGGCCCCGACAAAGCCGAGCTTTTCCGCAATTACCGTGAAAATAAAATCGCTTTCCCCGACAGGCACCCAGCCAAAGCTCGCCTGTGTAGGTGTGTCGATGCCTTTTCCGAAAAGCTGGCCCGAGCCAATCGAAATCAATGCCTGCTTCAACTGGAAGCCTCGCCCCATCGGTTCCAGATCAGGGTCCATCCAGAAGACGACGCGATCCCACTGGTACGGCTTGATGATCTTGAAAAAAATCTCCTGCTTGTACTCGTACAATAGCGTCATCGCGGCAAAAAAGCTGCCGATAATGCCCACCAAGTACAAGACGTGCTTCATGCGGATTCCGCCGACGATCAGCAGAGTGGCGAGCATCCCCGTAAAGACCATCGCCGTCCCCAGGTCAGGCTGAACCAAAATAAGCAGCAGCGGGACGCCTACGAGCGCCGCTACCGGAATCAGCTTGTAAAAATAGTAGAAGCGGTCGGGGTCCTCCGCCCTTTTCGCCATGAAGCGGGCGACCGTCAAAATCGTAAACAGCTTCATCGGCTCCGAGGGCTGAAACAGGACTGGCCCGAGATCGTACCAGCTCGTCGTATTGTTGATCGGCTTTGTCTGGAAGACCCCGATCAGCAAAATCAGACCGAGTACATACAGGACGTAGGCGAGGTTGTGAAACAGCCGATAGTCAAACAGCAGCGTGACGCCGAGCACGATAAACCCGATCACATACCACATCACCTGCTGATGGGCCTTGTCCACCCCGGCAGCCGACCCGGAGATCCCCAGATAGCTGAACACACCCAGTCCTGCCAAAATCAAAATAATCGTCCAGTCAATTGATTTTAAGTGACGTTTTTCCAGGTCCATGTTTTCCTCCTAGAAAACGTGACTCCCCTCTGTAAAAGAAGGGGAGCCATGCATAGCCTATTTTAGCCCAAAAAATTTACGCATTTTATGGAACACGCCTGCCTTTTCCTCCAGCGGCTGCAGCGGAACCGCTTCACCGAGCAAGCGGCGCGCAACATTGCGATAGGCGAGCGCTGCCCGCGATTCATGATTCATGACAGCAGGCTCGCCCTGGTTGGCAGACTTGATAACGTAATCATCATCAGGCACGACACCGATCAAGTCAATGGCAAGCAAATCCAAAATATCTTCCACATCGAGCATGTCGCCATTTTTCACCATATGAGAGCGCACGCGGTTGATGACGAGCTTGGGCATCCCGACTTTTTCCCGCTCCAAAAGGCCGATGATGCGATCGGCATCGCGCACGGCCGCCTTTTCTGGCGTCGTCACGACGATAGCCTGATCCGCTCCTGCTACGGCATTGCGGAACCCTTGCTCGATCCCGGCCGGGCAGTCGATAATGACGTAATCAAACTCGCGCTTCAACTGCGTGACGATTTCCTCCATTTGTTCAGGAGAGACTGCCGATTTGTCTTTTGTTTGCGCCGCTGGCAAAAGCGACAAGTTTTCGAATCGCTTGTCCTTAATCAGCGCTTGCGGCAGGCGGCAAGCACCCTCGGCCACGTCGACCAGATCGTAAATGATCCGGTTCTCAAGTCCCATGACGACATCGAGATTGCGCAAGCCGATATCAGTATCTACCATGCACACCTTTTGGCCCAGCAATGCAAGCGCAGTTCCCAAATTGGCGGATGTGGTCGTCTTGCCCACGCCGCCTTTTCCTGAAGTTACGACTATTCCAATACCCACGTCCGTTCCTCCTCTTCCCTTCAACCCTCACGCTTTTTCGCGCCAAGATCCGGGCGTATTCGCGACAGGTAGTTCATTTTTGCTACGAGCATGGTCTCATTTTCCAGATAGGCAAATTCTGTGCCTCCGGAATTATTCGTCCATTCCTCCCCTGGCTTGCTGATTACCTCGGCAATCCGTAGCTGGGTCGGGCTCATGACAGCAGCAGCAATAATGACTTGCGTATCACCGGAAATACCTGCATGGGCGTACCCGCGCAGATGTCCCATCACGTATATGCTTCCTGTACTGCGAACAGTTCCCCCTGGATTGACATCACCCAATAAGAGCAAATCTCCGTCAAACTCCAACACTTGACCGGAGCGTACGGTGTTTACCTGTATAGAAAAATGGGTTTTTAAGCGTTCAGCAAAAGCTTCCTCCCGCGTGATTACATCTGCTTCGATCGTGTGAATCACGAGGTTTCCCTTTTGCCGGATAATTTGTGTCAACTGCTCCTGTTGTTCAGGCGAGCAGTAACGTTTTCCTAATTTGATCGATACCCGTATGAGTGGCCCTGACAATATCTGTTGGTGACTGTGCTCTATTTTTTCACGCACATCTTCCAGCAGCTCGTCGAAGGAACAGGCATCATCCATAAAGAAGACGAGACCCTCTTTAGTCCCTTTGATTGTGACCTTGCTTTTCACAGTCGTCACCCGGTTTCACCTCGACCGTTACCATTCGCCATACAGAAAGATTTCTCCTGCTCTGCATGAAAAAATTGCCGAAACGGGTCAGATGCTGCCACGAGAGGGGCTCGCTCCCTTATTTATGAGAGGAGGGCGGATTGGGAATCGGGACTCCGTTTGTGAGAACTCCCGGATTCAATTCGTTGTAAGCTTCCAGCAGGCGACGCGCAATCGGGCCCGTCGCATCGGAACTGGAGGTTCCGTCCCGCAAGCTGTTTGGCGCGATCACGACGAACACCACTTGCGGATTTTCATACGGTGCAAAGCCTACAACCAGGGCGTTTTCCGCGCTTCTGCCTGTCTGCGCGGTACCGGATTTCGCGGCAACGGTAAACGGCAAGCCGTTGAAACGCTGCACAGTACCGCCTGGCTGCGTAACCATGCGCATCCCTTCTTTGACGACCTGGATGTACTTCGGATCAATGTTGACCCGGTTCAACACTTGCGGCTCGATTTGCGCAAGCGTCTGGCCCTTCTGCTTCGGATCGGTTGTACCTTTGCGTATTTCCTTGACAAGATGCGGACGAATCCGGTATCCGCCATTGGCAATCGCAGAGACGTACTGGCCGATCTGCATCGGGGTAAACAGGTCGTACTGGCCGATCATCGCGTCAGCCAAGTTCCCGTAGTACAAGTTCGGGTTTTCCCATCCGGTCTTCTCGCCTGGCAGGTCCACCCCTGTTTTGACGCCAAGCCCGAACTGGGCATTGTAGTAATCCAGCACGGAAAATTGTTGTTCCCAGCCTTCTTTGCCTTTTCTCGCCAAGCGGATCGCCATTTCGTACATATACGTGTTGTTCGAAACTTGCAGCGCACGGCGCGCGTTGACGATCCCGTGTCCGCCAGGCTTCCAGTTGCGCTTGTAGGACGTACCGACATTCAGGCCGCCGCGGTCATTAATCGTTTCGTTTGGCGTTGTCAGCCCTTCTTGCAGGGCAATCATGACAGACAACGGCTTGTAGGTGGAGGCCGGCGGGTACGGCGTGTAAATGAACCGGTTAGACTCGTTCGGCAAAATGAGCGAGGTGTAGTTTTGGTTGAACGCCTTGCGATCGTAGTACAGGTTCAGATCGTAATCCGGGTAGCTGGCCATCGCCAAAATCTCGCCCGTATTCGGATTCATGACCAAGACGTGCGCATCCTTGAACTCTTTTGGCGTCGTAGGCCGTTTTTTAAACGCTTCTACTTCTTCCTTCAAAATCGCTTCCACTTTGCTCTGATAGCGCCAGTCCATCGCCAGCACGAGGTCGTTGCCTGGCTCCGGTTCCCTGCCCGGGCGCATTTCTTTTTTGATCGTCTCGGAATTTTTGTTCACGTAGACGTCCATGATCCCGTCTTTGCCGCGCAAGTATCTTTCGTAGGAGCTTTCCAGTCCGGTGACGCCAACGCGGTCAATTGCATTGTAGCCTTGTGCCTGGTACTCTTTCAGGCTCTCAGGGCGAATGGCGTTGATATAGCCGAGAAAATGAGTCCCGAAGGCAGAGCCGTCAGGGTCTTTGAAAATTTGCCGGACAGGCTCCAGCACGACGCTAATCCCGGGAAGCTCCGTGCGCCGCTCCTCGATTTGGAACATTTCTTCGTCGCTGATGTTCACCTTCACCCGGCGCGGAATGTAGCTCGGCATCTGCGGAGAGCGCATTTCCTGCAACAGCGAAAGCTTGTGCCACTGGAATTGCCGTTGCTCCGCGGTGAGCGGCAGATTGACATCCAGCTCGAACAAGGAAGCGTAGCGCAACAAATCCATGTCCGATTTGTCCGATAACTCGTTCGGAGCCGGAAGCTTGCGAATTTGTGCCTTCACTTCTTTTATCAAGGCGTCGCGGTCTTCCTTGTCCAGCGTGAGCACGAGCTTCATGTTTGCGCTGATCGCCATTTTGAGCAGTTCCAGGTCGGAAGTGTTGTCTTCCGTCAGAACGGTCCCTGCTCCTTTTGCGTTGGCATTGAGCTTTTTGATAACGTCTTTGCGCTGGTTGTCATCAAAAGGCGAGCGCACGCGCAAGCCGACATACAATGCCGTTTTGACCAGCTCGAAGTCTGACATGCTGTCGACAGCTTCCTGCTTGGGAACGGCTTGCAGCTTGGCTGCCACCCTGTTTTTCAGCGCGTTCGTTTCCTCGTTGTTGAAAGCGATCGGCAATGTGGAGCGCAGCTCGATCGTCTTTTTGAGCAGCTCTTTGTCTGTGCCGATTTTTTCCCCGTCAGGCAGCAAAATTTTCGCCAGACGATCCGCCACTTTTTCTTCGTCGATGTCCTGCCCTTGCTCTTCTACGTATTGAACCGTGTAAACAGGTTTGTTGGAGACGAGCACTTCGCCATTTTTGTCCAAAATCCGGCCGCGCGGCGCAGGGATCGGCAACTCGCGGATACTGAACTTTTCCAGCTCGTGCCGATACTGCTCCCCTTCCACCAGTTGGACGAAGGCGAGCCGCAAAATGATGGCGGCAAAGAACAGAAAGACGATCAGAAACAATATGTTAAGCCGCACGGGTATGTGCGATTTCGGTTCTTTGGTCTCTTCCATGAGCGATCCTCTCCTTTCCGGGTAACATCCCCTGTCTCCTTGTTACTCCACGTGCATTTCCTTTTTGTCGAGCACCTTGTTGCAGCCGTTTTTGATCGGTATGTACACAATCAGGCCGAAGACGAGGTTCAGCAATACAGTGGGCAAAATTTGACGGGTGAGAATCCATTGCACATCATAGGGAGCGACCGAGAACAGACGGTACAAGGAGTACAAGAGCCATTCGTGCCCGAACAGGATCAAGAAGCTCGTCACAAAGACCATGCCGATCCCGCGCTGGAACAACAGCACGATCAAACCGGCAAAATAGCTGGCTACCATCATGGACATGGTGTAAATGCCGATCACCTGCCCGAACAGGACATCCTGCAAAAAGCCGAACGCAAGCCCGTAGTACAGCCCTTCCCGCCTCCCGAGATACATGGAAATGAAGATACAGCATACGAGCGCGAAGCGAGGGACTGTCATCCATGACAGTCCCCATAAATCAGGTGAGAGGACCTGCATGACTGTCCCTTCCAGAACAAACAAGACCACGACACCAAGCGTCAATAAAAAACGCGCCATCTATTGACCACCTCCGCCAGTAGTTGCGGAGGAAGTCCCCGTCGAATTGGGCGTTGCCGCTTTGCCTCCCGTCGCAGGCGGCTGCACTTGTCCAGCCGCCTGCTTTGGTATCAGCTCACCGTTAGGCGAAATGGTAAAGTCGCGCTCTACCACCATCACTTCGCTCAATTGCGAAAAGTCTGCGCTCGGCTGTATGTAAGCCGTTTGCGTCAACCCGTAGTCGTCCGGCACGACCCGGACAATGTAGCCGATCGGCAGATTTCGCGGAACCACTCCCCCCCGGCCGGAGGTAATGACTTGCTGCTTCGGTTCGATTTTTTTGCCCCAAGGAATTTTGCGCATGACCAGCAATCGCTCCTGCGGATCGTATTCCTCGATGACACCGCTGACAGGCTCATGGACAGTCTTGCCGTCGACGATATACGTGGCCTGAATGTCGGCGGAGATGTGGTCGCGCCGTTCATAGCTGGTCAACAATTCAACCGTAGCTGAAAAGTTGGCAACACTCTGTACACGCCCGATCATCCCTTTTGCCGTAATGACCGCCATATCTTTTTTAATTCCGCTCTTCAGCCCCAGATCGATGGTAATGACGTTGTTCCACGTATCGGGATTGCGCGCCACGACTTCCGCAAAAAGGAGGCTGTACGACGACTTGAGCCTGTTTTTCGCATCCAGCTCTTTTCTCAGCCGCTCATTCTCTGCCTTGAGGTCGTGGAGTTCTGCCGTCAGCCGGGCATACTGGTCCAGCCCTGCCTTGAGGGCCTTGTTTTCTTCGTAGACGCTGTACGCGTCTTCTATTTCCCGAAAAAAGCCAGAAACAGCTTGGGCAGGGCGATAAAACAAGCCCTGCACCACGCTGAACGTATCTTTGAAAAACATTTCTGGCCAGGTCAGGTTAACCCGTTCACGGGAAGTGTAGCCCACGACGGAGATTAGCAGGACCAAGCCTACAAGTACGATAATAAGCCGCTTATTCCCGAAAAACGACATGCCCTACCCTCCGTTTATTTACCCCGTTTTTGTCGGGAAGAGGTGATGCCTTGTTTCGATTTGAACAGGTGGATATTCTCCAAAGCCCGGCCTGTCCCGATCGCTACGCAATCCAGCGCATTTTCCGCAACATGCACGGGCATACCTGTTTCCTTGCTGAGCAGACGGTCGATATTGCGCAGCAGCGCTCCCCCGCCTGTCAACACGATCCCGCGATCCATAATGTCTGCGGCAAGCTCCGGCGGACTCTTCTCCAAGGTCACCTTCACAGCTTCAATAATGGCAGCAACTGTTTCTGCCAATGCTTCTGCGATTTCCGTGCTGCTGACCGAGAGTGTTTTTGGCAAGCCAGTCACGAGGTCGCGGCCGCGAATATCCACGTTTTCCGGTTCCTCTGGCGCGATGGCAGAACCAATCTCCAGCTTCAACGTTTCCGCTGTCCGTTCCCCGATCATCAGATTGTAGCGGCGCTTGATGTACTGGATGATCGCTTCATCCATCTCATCCCCGGCCACGCGAATGGAACGGGAGGTAACAATCCCGCCCAAAGAAATGATCGCCACTTCTGTCGTACCGCCGCCGATGTCGACGACCATGCTTCCGGTCGGCTCCCATACAGGCAGATCGGCTCCGATCGCTGCTGCAAACGGCTCCTCAATCGTGTAAGCCTCGCGCGCGCCAGCCTGCTTCGTCGCGTCTTCAACAGCGCGCTTTTCGACAGCGGTAATTCCCGATGGCACACAGACCATCACGTTCGGGCGACGGCTGAACAGACCCTGGTTTTTCTGGGCCTGATTGATGAAATAGCGCATCATCGTTGCAGTCGTGTCAAAATCCGCAATAACCCCGTCCTTCATCGGACGAACGGCGACGATGTTGCCAGGCGTGCGGCCGATCATACTCTTTGCCGCATTCCCTACCGCTTCAATGGAATTGTTGTTGGTACGAATGGCTACTACAGAAGGTTCACGCACTACAATTCCTTTTCCCTTAACGAAAACAAGTGTATTGGCAGTGCCGAGGTCAATCCCCAAGTCACGTGTAAATCCACCAAACATAAAAAAACTCCTTCCAATAATATACAAATGACAAGCAATGTTACATCCTACAAGTACCCTTGCTCTTTCAAGCTGACGTACCTGCCATCCCCGATAATCACATGATCCAACAATGAAATCCCTACCAGTTCCCCCGCTTCACGCAGCGTATGCGTGATCGCGATATCTTCCCTGCTAGGTGTCGGATCCCCACTTGGATGGTTATGTAGGCAAATTACCGATGCACTGCTACGACGGATCGCTTCTTTAAAGACTTCTCTAGGGTGCACGATGGAAGCGTCCAGACTGCCTACAAAAATAGTCTGCTTGCCAATCACGTGGTTCTTGGTATTTAGAAAAAGGCAGACAAAGTGCTCCTGTGTCAAATGAGCAAGCTCAGGCGACATCAAGTCAGCCACATCGCGGGGCAGACGGATGGAGGTGCGGCTTTGCCGCGGTACGCCGACCATTCTGCGCCCGAGTTCAAAGGCGGCATGCAGTTCCACTGCTTTTACCGGGCCGATCCCTTTCAGTTCCCTCAGCTCAGCATGAGAGGCTTGCGCCAATCCACGCAGGTCGCCAAATTTGGCTAACAAGCGCTGAGCCAACTGATAGACTGACTCCTGCTCACTGCCTGTCCTCAGTAAAATGGCAAGAAGCTCTGTATCAGACAGATGGACCGCTCCTTCGCGAAGCAGTCGTTCACGTGGACGGTCATAGTAAGGGACGTTTTTGCCGTCTGTTTTGTTACAGGTATTTACTGCCATTTTTCGCCGCCTCCCACCTATCTCATTATCGTCAACGGCTTACTAGAAGAAGGTCGTGAGGTGGTTGGCCGTTGTCACTTGCACACAAGCACAGCTTTCCTACAAAATCGGCATCCCGAAACGCGCGAGCAGCTTGGAGGTCAAGCAAAGCGGAAGCCCGACAACCGTAAAGTAATCTCCGGTTATCCCTTCCACGATCGTCGCTCCAATCCCTTGAATCGCATAAGAACCCGCTTTGTCCATCGGCTCTTTCGTTGCAATGTACGACTTGATCTCTGCTTCGCTCAACGGGCGAATTTTCACATCGGTGTGGCTGTGCGCCACTTCTGAGCGCCCAGACGCTGCATCAATCAGGGCCACGCCGCTATAGACGGTATGCTCTCGCCCCTGGAGCATGGACAGCATGCGAAACGCGTCCGCTTCGTCTGCCGGCTTGCCCAAAATATGTCCATCCAGAACGACAATCGTGTCTGAACCGAGCACGACGCCTTCTGTCAGGCGGGCGGCTACTTCCCTAGCCTTGCGCAAGGACAGCTCCTCTACCACTTGCGCAGGAGACAAGCCAGGCGCAGTCGTCTCGTCCACATCGCTGGTCATCACCGTAAACGGAATGCCCAGCGCCTGCAGCAGTTCTCTTCGGCGGGGCGATGATGAAGCAAGAATGAGCGTATCATGTTTTTCTGTCGTCATTTTTCAACCTACTTTATCCGTCGATGTATCCAAAACGCGAGGGCAAGCCCCCCGATACTGGCTAGATTTAGTTTTACCTGAAAGTTCAGGTCGTACTTCAAAATTTCTAAATCTGCCGCAGGTGACCATGTAATCGTTTTGCTTTTGGTCAGAAAAGGCACCCAGGGACCGAGAATTTCCCCGACGATGCTCCCGCACAAAAGGCCACTCACCAGTAGAAACACGAGTGTAAGCGTTTCTTTCCCCATTCCTTTTCCCAACTCCCTTTTACGAAGGGATTCTCTTTTTGCCAACCATAAGTTTAGCAAATGGAAGGGGGTGAAACAATCCCTGTTTGCTCTTGCTAGTTACTGTATAAAAAGAAAAGGCCTCCTGCAAGAAAACTTGCGGAAGCCTTATCAGCGCTCGCTTATTTGTCTTTAGCGCGCCAACTGCACCCAGCTCGCGTAGCTCTCCAAATATCCGAGCACGCCCGCCTGTACTTGCCACGCGTACGATTCGGCGCTTTCCCCTTTTTTTCCGGCGCTTGCTTCCGCCATCTTGTCGCGGGCGGCCAGCGCCTGATTGATCCCGTTGACCATCCCTTCGAACAGCGGCTTCCACGCATCCTGCACCTGAATCAAGCGGCTTTCCTCCAAAAATTGGCGATGCCATTCCTTCAGGTCGGCCGTCTCCTGCGCCGAGGCAGAAAGCTGTCCCGATGTGATAATCAGGCCGGATTGGGCAGAGAGCGCCTGCGCCAGCTTCACGCCATTGTCAAAAAACTGCTGCACGTTCGGCCCTTCCGTGGCGGCAGCCGGTTTGCTCACCGGAACCGCTCCCTGGAAGGCCG
It includes:
- a CDS encoding M50 family metallopeptidase, coding for MNNGGWLDIRFRIHLLFWAVIGVSVLTGHFLEVITLFVIVLIHELGHVAMARELGWRVQEVQLLPFGGVATVENSYATDPLDEIAVALAGPFMNMVMMAASYLFWYTGVWTEEWSRFFLVSNATIALFNLLPIWPLDGGRIVLAMLCWFMSYRQAALVSLAGSTLLAGILVGVSGLDLKLNLLIIGLYLLAMNIQSFLRFPYQFFRFLVEKYGRRQEEAAVQAIRVRPEETVLAVSHKLRRGRSHLFYVQGAGLLAEEQLLHALLFEQKHDAAVGKLL
- a CDS encoding M23 family metallopeptidase, with the protein product MFGGANRVKERRRERLERIRTQSRDSFSPYVDDWKDPIEVETDPFGFSLKENDEGTPPPSHEKWGLQIFASVLLLGMAYLLFQTSLIPANWKDSAREVMTRDFNFAGVADWYEARFGPIPTLLPQVPGPSAVPATSTAKDVAVWKLPASWKVVKAYEAPDTKVVLDTGVGEQVKIGEAGWVSYVGEQPGFGTTVIVRLTKGREVWLGNLDSVGVAKDEVLSPGQVIGTARVVNGTERHLYFAAKTDEQFVDPLEVIPFE
- a CDS encoding cold-shock protein is translated as MQQGIVKWFNAEKGYGFIQVEGGDDVFVHYSAIQSEGFKSLDEGQKVEFEIVQGSRGPQAASVTKL
- the rodA gene encoding rod shape-determining protein RodA; the protein is MDLEKRHLKSIDWTIILILAGLGVFSYLGISGSAAGVDKAHQQVMWYVIGFIVLGVTLLFDYRLFHNLAYVLYVLGLILLIGVFQTKPINNTTSWYDLGPVLFQPSEPMKLFTILTVARFMAKRAEDPDRFYYFYKLIPVAALVGVPLLLILVQPDLGTAMVFTGMLATLLIVGGIRMKHVLYLVGIIGSFFAAMTLLYEYKQEIFFKIIKPYQWDRVVFWMDPDLEPMGRGFQLKQALISIGSGQLFGKGIDTPTQASFGWVPVGESDFIFTVIAEKLGFVGAGLLMILFFALIYRMIRIAMEAKDPFGSYVVAGVVGMLTFQIFENIGMTIQLMPITGIPLPFISYGGSSLITNFLIIGVVLNIGMRKDKLRFD
- the minD gene encoding septum site-determining protein MinD, with the protein product MGIGIVVTSGKGGVGKTTTSANLGTALALLGQKVCMVDTDIGLRNLDVVMGLENRIIYDLVDVAEGACRLPQALIKDKRFENLSLLPAAQTKDKSAVSPEQMEEIVTQLKREFDYVIIDCPAGIEQGFRNAVAGADQAIVVTTPEKAAVRDADRIIGLLEREKVGMPKLVINRVRSHMVKNGDMLDVEDILDLLAIDLIGVVPDDDYVIKSANQGEPAVMNHESRAALAYRNVARRLLGEAVPLQPLEEKAGVFHKMRKFFGLK
- the minC gene encoding septum site-determining protein MinC, with protein sequence MTTVKSKVTIKGTKEGLVFFMDDACSFDELLEDVREKIEHSHQQILSGPLIRVSIKLGKRYCSPEQQEQLTQIIRQKGNLVIHTIEADVITREEAFAERLKTHFSIQVNTVRSGQVLEFDGDLLLLGDVNPGGTVRSTGSIYVMGHLRGYAHAGISGDTQVIIAAAVMSPTQLRIAEVISKPGEEWTNNSGGTEFAYLENETMLVAKMNYLSRIRPDLGAKKREG
- a CDS encoding peptidoglycan D,D-transpeptidase FtsI family protein produces the protein MEETKEPKSHIPVRLNILFLIVFLFFAAIILRLAFVQLVEGEQYRHELEKFSIRELPIPAPRGRILDKNGEVLVSNKPVYTVQYVEEQGQDIDEEKVADRLAKILLPDGEKIGTDKELLKKTIELRSTLPIAFNNEETNALKNRVAAKLQAVPKQEAVDSMSDFELVKTALYVGLRVRSPFDDNQRKDVIKKLNANAKGAGTVLTEDNTSDLELLKMAISANMKLVLTLDKEDRDALIKEVKAQIRKLPAPNELSDKSDMDLLRYASLFELDVNLPLTAEQRQFQWHKLSLLQEMRSPQMPSYIPRRVKVNISDEEMFQIEERRTELPGISVVLEPVRQIFKDPDGSAFGTHFLGYINAIRPESLKEYQAQGYNAIDRVGVTGLESSYERYLRGKDGIMDVYVNKNSETIKKEMRPGREPEPGNDLVLAMDWRYQSKVEAILKEEVEAFKKRPTTPKEFKDAHVLVMNPNTGEILAMASYPDYDLNLYYDRKAFNQNYTSLILPNESNRFIYTPYPPASTYKPLSVMIALQEGLTTPNETINDRGGLNVGTSYKRNWKPGGHGIVNARRALQVSNNTYMYEMAIRLARKGKEGWEQQFSVLDYYNAQFGLGVKTGVDLPGEKTGWENPNLYYGNLADAMIGQYDLFTPMQIGQYVSAIANGGYRIRPHLVKEIRKGTTDPKQKGQTLAQIEPQVLNRVNIDPKYIQVVKEGMRMVTQPGGTVQRFNGLPFTVAAKSGTAQTGRSAENALVVGFAPYENPQVVFVVIAPNSLRDGTSSSDATGPIARRLLEAYNELNPGVLTNGVPIPNPPSSHK
- the mreD gene encoding rod shape-determining protein MreD encodes the protein MARFLLTLGVVVLFVLEGTVMQVLSPDLWGLSWMTVPRFALVCCIFISMYLGRREGLYYGLAFGFLQDVLFGQVIGIYTMSMMVASYFAGLIVLLFQRGIGMVFVTSFLILFGHEWLLYSLYRLFSVAPYDVQWILTRQILPTVLLNLVFGLIVYIPIKNGCNKVLDKKEMHVE
- the mreC gene encoding rod shape-determining protein MreC; amino-acid sequence: MSFFGNKRLIIVLVGLVLLISVVGYTSRERVNLTWPEMFFKDTFSVVQGLFYRPAQAVSGFFREIEDAYSVYEENKALKAGLDQYARLTAELHDLKAENERLRKELDAKNRLKSSYSLLFAEVVARNPDTWNNVITIDLGLKSGIKKDMAVITAKGMIGRVQSVANFSATVELLTSYERRDHISADIQATYIVDGKTVHEPVSGVIEEYDPQERLLVMRKIPWGKKIEPKQQVITSGRGGVVPRNLPIGYIVRVVPDDYGLTQTAYIQPSADFSQLSEVMVVERDFTISPNGELIPKQAAGQVQPPATGGKAATPNSTGTSSATTGGGGQ